In a genomic window of Temperatibacter marinus:
- a CDS encoding SURF1 family protein: MQKFRPSLALSICTLLGLAVLFSLGTWQAVKVGPKQARIQKVNERFSLPAIDVSDLRGALIDNEFRHVKWSGELVEVPPYRHFLTNKKGEAGYHLYKPLKDNTGKVLLVNYGWVPFEYDITQLKWPTGPISVRGYIRKSVTALPFQPDNDAVNNFWYVANLDEMCAPFVNNNLSCADVRLILNGDETAFPLQGQMAIKLPNRHREYAFTWFGIAAALIAVFVGFGLQRGRELAQENNK; the protein is encoded by the coding sequence ATGCAAAAATTCCGTCCTTCTCTCGCTCTTTCGATCTGTACCCTTCTAGGCCTGGCAGTTCTTTTTTCTTTAGGTACTTGGCAAGCAGTAAAGGTCGGGCCAAAACAAGCAAGAATTCAGAAGGTGAATGAGCGATTTTCCTTGCCGGCTATCGATGTAAGTGATTTGAGGGGGGCTCTAATAGACAATGAGTTCAGACATGTAAAATGGTCTGGAGAATTAGTCGAGGTCCCCCCTTATAGGCATTTTCTCACAAATAAAAAGGGCGAGGCAGGGTATCACCTCTATAAGCCTCTTAAAGATAATACAGGCAAGGTCCTGCTTGTAAATTACGGCTGGGTTCCCTTTGAATATGATATCACTCAGTTGAAATGGCCCACGGGACCTATCTCTGTGAGAGGTTACATCCGAAAGTCAGTAACAGCATTACCCTTTCAACCTGATAATGATGCGGTGAATAATTTTTGGTATGTGGCCAATCTTGATGAGATGTGTGCACCATTTGTTAACAATAATCTCTCTTGTGCTGATGTTAGGCTCATTTTAAATGGGGACGAGACGGCCTTTCCCTTACAAGGCCAAATGGCGATTAAGTTGCCAAATCGCCATAGAGAATATGCCTTTACATGGTTTGGCATTGCAGCAGCGCTCATTGCAGTCTTTGTTGGCTTTGGGCTTCAGCGAGGTCGTGAGCTTGCGCAAGAAAATAATAAATAA
- a CDS encoding DUF983 domain-containing protein, whose translation MQDQHTQNTETDREQSRSVSPVQAGLNCVCPNCGEGKLYASPLTLSLTEECAICGFDLKAADPADGPAVFAIFIMGFVVTLGALWLEFKIGVPFWIHLIVWPLVTIFGSIWSLRVLKGWIVAMQFQNDAREGALDSNQESE comes from the coding sequence ATGCAAGATCAGCATACTCAGAATACAGAAACCGATCGTGAGCAATCACGGTCGGTTTCGCCTGTTCAGGCTGGCCTAAACTGTGTTTGTCCTAACTGCGGCGAAGGCAAGCTTTATGCTTCGCCCCTGACGCTCTCCCTTACAGAAGAGTGTGCAATATGTGGCTTCGACTTAAAGGCAGCAGATCCTGCCGATGGTCCAGCTGTTTTTGCCATCTTCATCATGGGGTTTGTTGTGACTTTAGGCGCCCTTTGGCTGGAATTTAAAATCGGGGTTCCCTTCTGGATCCACTTAATTGTTTGGCCGTTGGTCACGATCTTTGGTTCTATTTGGTCCCTACGCGTCTTAAAAGGATGGATCGTAGCGATGCAGTTTCAAAACGATGCGCGCGAAGGCGCCCTTGATTCTAATCAAGAGTCTGAATAA
- a CDS encoding cytochrome c oxidase subunit 3 produces MAGQEVKHDYHLVNPSPWPFLMSVAVMFLTVGAVFSMKPDSTLFGVQGASFANWMFFGGFIMVLYTMYTWWKDVVNEAESGDHTPVVQLHHRYGMILFIASEVMFFVAWFWAFFNFALYPHVEATTSLNNGDANYLWQIAGQEAPYFWDVFTNEAVWPPKGIETFDPWHLPFLNTVILLLSGTTVTWAHHALIEDDRKSLKQGLWLTVGLGALFTCVQAYEYGHAAFEFSGNVYSASFYMATGFHGFHVLVGTIFLIVCLARVYKGHFKPEHHFGFEAAAWYWHFVDVVWLFLFFAIYIWGA; encoded by the coding sequence ATGGCGGGTCAAGAAGTAAAACATGACTACCACTTAGTAAATCCAAGTCCATGGCCATTCTTGATGTCTGTGGCTGTTATGTTCTTAACAGTGGGTGCAGTCTTTTCAATGAAGCCTGATTCTACCTTATTTGGTGTTCAGGGTGCGTCATTCGCGAATTGGATGTTCTTTGGTGGGTTTATCATGGTTCTATATACCATGTATACTTGGTGGAAAGATGTTGTGAACGAAGCTGAAAGTGGCGATCACACTCCTGTCGTACAGTTACACCATAGATATGGAATGATTCTCTTTATTGCTTCAGAGGTTATGTTCTTCGTTGCATGGTTCTGGGCCTTCTTTAATTTCGCCCTATACCCCCATGTGGAAGCGACAACATCGTTGAATAATGGGGATGCAAATTATCTCTGGCAAATTGCGGGTCAAGAAGCGCCTTATTTCTGGGATGTTTTCACAAATGAAGCTGTTTGGCCTCCAAAAGGTATTGAGACTTTTGATCCATGGCACTTGCCTTTCTTGAATACAGTTATCCTTCTTCTGTCTGGAACGACTGTGACATGGGCGCATCATGCCCTGATCGAAGATGATCGCAAATCCCTTAAACAAGGATTGTGGTTGACCGTTGGCCTTGGCGCATTATTCACTTGTGTTCAGGCTTACGAATATGGCCATGCTGCATTTGAATTCTCAGGCAATGTCTATTCAGCCTCCTTCTACATGGCGACTGGTTTCCATGGCTTCCACGTTCTTGTTGGAACAATCTTCCTGATTGTTTGCCTGGCGCGTGTGTATAAAGGTCACTTTAAACCAGAGCATCACTTTGGCTTTGAAGCCGCTGCTTGGTATTGGCATTTTGTCGATGTGGTTTGGTTGTTCCTCTTCTTTGCGATATATATCTGGGGCGCTTAA
- a CDS encoding cytochrome c oxidase assembly protein — protein MQNNDQKNNRVATAIVVVVLGMVGMSYAAVPLYELFCRITGYGGTTQIADDVEVDVIDRKIKVRFVANNHRDMPWEFKPKQNIQDSYVGEKRIALYEAYNPTNRTIKGTATFNVTPHKAGEYFQKIDCFCFTEQVLKPGERIDMPVLYFVAPEMNEDINLRDVTEITLSYTFFVMKDDEEVVENEEN, from the coding sequence ATGCAAAATAACGATCAGAAAAATAACCGTGTTGCGACAGCAATTGTGGTTGTCGTTCTAGGCATGGTCGGCATGTCGTATGCGGCAGTTCCTTTGTATGAGCTCTTTTGCAGGATTACCGGATACGGTGGGACGACCCAAATTGCAGATGATGTTGAAGTCGACGTCATAGACCGTAAAATCAAAGTTCGCTTTGTGGCTAATAATCACAGAGATATGCCTTGGGAGTTCAAGCCGAAGCAAAATATCCAGGACTCGTATGTTGGTGAGAAACGCATTGCGCTCTATGAGGCTTACAATCCGACGAATCGCACGATCAAAGGGACAGCAACGTTTAACGTAACACCTCATAAGGCTGGCGAGTATTTTCAAAAAATTGATTGTTTCTGCTTTACTGAGCAAGTGCTTAAACCGGGGGAGAGGATTGATATGCCGGTCCTATACTTTGTTGCACCTGAGATGAATGAAGATATCAATTTGCGAGATGTGACTGAAATTACCTTGTCCTACACTTTCTTTGTTATGAAAGATGATGAAGAAGTTGTAGAAAATGAAGAAAATTAA
- a CDS encoding heme o synthase — translation MSEHNTQSANADVNDYFQLLKPRVMSLVIFTAFVGVIAAPGDMHPIMAFVSVLLIAIGAGASGALNMWYDADIDQDMDRTKGRPVPAGKVSADHAKTYGMILSFGSVFLMGILINVTSAVLLALTIFFYVVIYTIWLKRRTPQNIVIGGAAGAFPPMIGWAAVTDSVTLESLVLFGIIFIWTPPHFFALSLFISNDYERVKVPMMPVVHGDQATRNNIIVYSLLLAPFAVLPYFMGFAGLAYGVVTAMLGLIFVYYALCISMKREGAEKRLFLFSIFYLFAVFATLALERIILGWIS, via the coding sequence ATGAGCGAGCATAATACACAGTCTGCAAATGCTGATGTGAATGATTACTTTCAGCTGCTGAAGCCAAGAGTAATGTCTCTCGTAATCTTTACTGCCTTTGTCGGAGTTATCGCTGCTCCCGGCGACATGCATCCGATTATGGCCTTTGTGTCTGTTCTCCTGATCGCTATTGGGGCCGGTGCTTCCGGCGCTCTAAATATGTGGTATGATGCGGATATTGATCAGGATATGGATCGGACAAAAGGACGGCCAGTTCCTGCGGGAAAAGTTTCTGCGGACCATGCGAAAACATATGGAATGATCCTCTCTTTCGGATCAGTCTTCTTGATGGGGATCCTCATTAATGTCACGTCTGCAGTGCTTCTTGCCCTAACCATTTTCTTTTATGTGGTCATATATACCATTTGGCTGAAGCGCCGTACGCCGCAAAATATTGTAATTGGCGGTGCAGCAGGGGCTTTTCCTCCTATGATTGGATGGGCTGCTGTGACCGATAGTGTCACATTAGAATCATTGGTTTTGTTCGGTATTATTTTTATCTGGACGCCACCACATTTTTTTGCACTGTCACTCTTTATCTCGAATGACTATGAACGTGTTAAAGTGCCTATGATGCCAGTTGTACACGGCGATCAGGCAACACGGAATAATATCATAGTCTACTCGTTGTTGCTGGCTCCCTTTGCTGTCCTTCCCTATTTCATGGGATTTGCTGGGCTGGCTTATGGTGTGGTTACAGCGATGCTAGGTTTGATTTTTGTCTACTATGCCTTATGTATTTCTATGAAACGCGAGGGCGCTGAAAAGAGATTGTTTCTCTTTTCAATCTTTTACCTTTTTGCAGTGTTTGCAACGCTCGCTCTAGAGCGCATTATTTTAGGATGGATATCATGA
- the ctaD gene encoding cytochrome c oxidase subunit I, translating into MAHADPTGWRRWLYSTNHKDIGVMYLWFAFFAGLIGFTMSGLMRWELAEPGVTVLPQLFGVTVEEAKHLFNVLTTGHGLIMVFFMVMPALIGGFGNYFVPLMIGAPDMAFPRMNNVSFWLMPPAFILLLLSTVVEGTAGMNGFGGGWTAYAPLSTSGHTGPSMDLAILSLHVAGASSIMGAINYITTIFNMRAPGMTIHKMPLFAWSILITAFLLVLSLPVLAGAITMLLTDRNFGTTFFDPAGGGDPILFQHLFWFFGHPEVYIMILPAFGIVSHVVSTFSKKPVFGYLAMAYAMAAIGFIGFIVWAHHMYTVGLDVDTKAYFVVATMIIAVPTGVKIFSWIATMWGGSITFNTPMLYAIAFIFLFTVGGVTGVVLSNAGADVVLHDTYYVVAHFHYVLSLGAVFAIFTGLYYWMGKMSGKQYPEWAGKIQFWITFIGVNTIFFPQHFLGLQGMPRRYVDYTDAQAYWNMVSSIGYAITLVGVVMFILVFAYTLFVRKKDVADNPWGEGATTLEWTLTSPPPFHQFNELPKIK; encoded by the coding sequence ATGGCTCATGCAGATCCTACAGGCTGGCGTCGCTGGCTTTATTCAACAAACCATAAAGATATCGGTGTAATGTATCTTTGGTTTGCCTTTTTCGCAGGCCTGATTGGCTTTACAATGTCTGGCCTTATGCGCTGGGAATTGGCTGAGCCAGGCGTGACTGTTCTCCCACAATTATTTGGTGTGACAGTTGAAGAAGCGAAACATCTTTTTAACGTCTTAACGACAGGTCACGGCTTGATCATGGTCTTCTTTATGGTCATGCCAGCTCTGATCGGTGGTTTTGGTAACTATTTTGTTCCCTTGATGATTGGTGCGCCTGATATGGCTTTCCCAAGAATGAATAACGTATCATTCTGGTTAATGCCTCCAGCCTTCATCTTGTTGCTGCTTTCAACTGTTGTCGAAGGGACGGCTGGAATGAATGGTTTTGGTGGCGGTTGGACGGCCTATGCGCCGCTTTCAACCTCGGGACACACAGGACCTTCAATGGATCTAGCGATATTGTCACTGCACGTGGCAGGAGCGTCTTCGATCATGGGGGCGATCAACTATATTACGACAATCTTTAATATGCGCGCGCCTGGAATGACAATTCACAAGATGCCTTTGTTTGCATGGTCAATTCTGATTACTGCATTCCTTCTTGTTCTGTCTCTTCCTGTACTTGCTGGGGCCATTACAATGTTGCTAACAGACCGTAACTTCGGCACAACATTCTTCGATCCAGCAGGGGGCGGTGACCCAATTTTATTCCAGCATTTATTCTGGTTCTTTGGACACCCTGAAGTTTACATCATGATTCTGCCTGCCTTTGGTATTGTTTCTCATGTAGTCTCAACCTTCTCAAAGAAGCCTGTGTTTGGATATCTTGCGATGGCCTATGCCATGGCAGCGATTGGCTTCATCGGGTTTATCGTTTGGGCTCACCATATGTATACTGTAGGGCTGGATGTTGATACGAAGGCATACTTTGTTGTTGCAACAATGATTATCGCGGTTCCCACGGGGGTTAAGATTTTCTCGTGGATTGCAACAATGTGGGGAGGCTCTATCACCTTCAATACACCGATGCTTTATGCGATTGCCTTTATCTTCCTCTTCACTGTAGGGGGCGTGACGGGCGTTGTATTGTCAAATGCTGGTGCTGATGTTGTTCTTCATGATACTTATTATGTTGTGGCTCACTTCCACTATGTTCTCTCACTTGGTGCTGTTTTTGCCATCTTCACAGGGTTATATTACTGGATGGGCAAAATGTCTGGAAAGCAATATCCTGAGTGGGCTGGTAAGATTCAATTCTGGATCACATTTATTGGCGTGAATACTATTTTCTTCCCGCAACATTTCCTAGGTTTACAGGGAATGCCGCGCCGTTATGTTGACTATACTGATGCGCAAGCATATTGGAATATGGTTTCATCAATTGGCTATGCGATTACCCTTGTTGGTGTTGTTATGTTCATCCTTGTCTTCGCGTATACACTCTTTGTACGTAAGAAGGATGTGGCAGACAATCCATGGGGTGAAGGAGCGACAACTCTTGAGTGGACATTGACGTCCCCTCCACCTTTTCATCAGTTCAACGAACTGCCAAAGATTAAGTAA
- the coxB gene encoding cytochrome c oxidase subunit II, which translates to MLIKRLAAFLSVLSGLSFSALAETVGKPVEKGIWLPEPANQQAAEMFDFHWLLLIIITLITIFVFLLLVWIALRYNAKRNPESATFTHNTLLEVVWTAVPVLILAAIAVPSIKLLYFQDVVPETEFAINVTGNQWNWTYNYPDHSGIEFTSVIVPNAAFENNPEGSFDPNAKAQAEEEITDHLGFAATLNARLLDTNTRLVIPVNTAIKINLTASDVIHSWTVPRFGVKLDAVPGRLNATWVKVDKIGVFYGQCSELCGKDHAYMPIAVQVVSKEDFAKWVEHAKGLYAEGPVKATTALGR; encoded by the coding sequence ATGCTTATTAAAAGGCTTGCTGCATTTTTGTCAGTCCTGAGTGGATTGTCATTTTCTGCATTAGCTGAGACTGTGGGGAAACCTGTAGAAAAAGGAATTTGGCTTCCTGAGCCTGCAAATCAGCAGGCTGCAGAAATGTTTGATTTCCACTGGCTGCTGCTTATCATCATCACCCTGATTACAATTTTTGTATTCTTGCTCTTGGTTTGGATAGCTTTGCGCTATAATGCAAAGCGTAATCCTGAATCGGCGACATTTACCCACAATACCCTTCTTGAAGTTGTGTGGACTGCCGTTCCTGTTCTGATCCTTGCTGCTATCGCAGTGCCGTCAATCAAACTTCTCTATTTTCAAGACGTCGTTCCTGAAACTGAGTTTGCGATTAACGTGACAGGTAATCAGTGGAACTGGACCTATAATTATCCTGATCATTCGGGCATTGAGTTCACTTCTGTAATTGTGCCTAATGCAGCATTTGAAAATAATCCTGAAGGTTCTTTTGATCCGAATGCGAAAGCACAGGCAGAAGAAGAAATTACAGATCATCTTGGCTTCGCGGCTACATTAAATGCACGCTTACTAGATACCAATACACGATTGGTTATTCCTGTGAATACAGCGATTAAAATCAACTTAACAGCTAGCGACGTGATCCATTCTTGGACAGTCCCTCGTTTCGGCGTAAAGCTGGATGCTGTTCCTGGTCGTTTGAATGCGACTTGGGTTAAGGTTGATAAAATCGGTGTCTTCTACGGACAGTGCTCTGAGCTTTGCGGTAAAGACCACGCCTATATGCCAATTGCTGTACAAGTTGTAAGCAAAGAAGATTTCGCCAAGTGGGTTGAGCATGCAAAAGGTTTGTATGCTGAAGGCCCTGTCAAAGCAACAACAGCGCTTGGTCGCTAG
- the tldD gene encoding metalloprotease TldD, with translation MEKLPNNPFFEQNQLDQNQAQDVVDSTLHGMDDGELYLQSSVSESFSFDDGRLKAASYDQSQGFGLRAVKDDSTGFAHASELSNEAIKRASSTVGAIKSGQTGTMATHPVRTNRLVYSPENPLDGMDFSRKIALLEEIDRYTRSKDPRIAQVSASLNASHSHIQIMRAGGFSVGDIRPLVRLNIQVVLKSGERQEVGYEGCGGRYNYDQLFDESLWQAQVHEAIRQAEVNLESVAAPAGEMTVVLGPGWPGVLLHEAVGHGLEGDFNRKGTSAFAGLMGERVAAKGVTVVDDGTMDNRRGSLSIDDEGTPTERTTLIEDGILTGYMQDRLNARLMGGASTGNGRRQSYAHAPMPRMTNTFMLAGDKDPAEILASVEDGLYAVNFGGGQVDITNGKFVFSCTEAYRVKGGKIAEPVKGATLIGSGPESLKHISMIGNDLKLDNGVGMCGKGGQTVPAGVGQPTMRIEGLTVGGTG, from the coding sequence ATGGAAAAGCTTCCTAACAATCCATTTTTCGAACAGAATCAGTTGGATCAAAATCAGGCGCAAGACGTTGTTGATTCCACTCTTCATGGAATGGATGATGGGGAACTTTATCTACAATCCTCTGTCTCAGAATCCTTTTCGTTTGATGATGGACGACTAAAGGCTGCCTCCTATGACCAATCACAGGGATTTGGACTCAGAGCTGTTAAAGACGATTCCACTGGCTTTGCCCACGCCAGCGAATTATCAAACGAGGCGATCAAGAGAGCTTCGTCCACAGTAGGCGCAATTAAGTCTGGACAAACGGGAACAATGGCAACACATCCCGTCAGAACAAATCGCCTCGTATACAGCCCCGAAAACCCTCTGGACGGTATGGATTTTTCTCGCAAAATCGCTCTTCTTGAAGAGATAGATCGCTACACAAGATCAAAGGATCCTCGAATTGCCCAAGTGAGTGCTTCACTGAATGCCTCTCACAGTCATATACAAATCATGCGGGCCGGAGGCTTCTCAGTAGGCGACATTCGCCCCCTTGTTCGGCTAAATATACAAGTTGTGTTGAAGTCGGGGGAACGTCAAGAAGTCGGGTATGAAGGATGCGGCGGCCGATATAACTATGATCAGCTGTTTGATGAAAGTCTATGGCAAGCTCAGGTCCATGAAGCAATCAGACAAGCCGAAGTGAATTTAGAAAGTGTTGCCGCCCCAGCGGGAGAGATGACAGTCGTCTTAGGACCGGGCTGGCCCGGTGTCCTTCTTCACGAAGCGGTAGGTCACGGCCTTGAAGGAGATTTCAATCGAAAAGGGACCAGTGCGTTTGCTGGCCTGATGGGCGAGAGAGTGGCTGCCAAAGGTGTGACAGTGGTTGACGACGGTACCATGGACAACCGAAGAGGCAGTCTTTCAATCGATGATGAGGGCACACCTACAGAGCGTACAACTCTTATCGAAGACGGAATTCTAACTGGCTATATGCAGGATCGACTTAACGCACGACTTATGGGCGGAGCCTCAACAGGCAACGGCAGGCGTCAAAGCTATGCACATGCCCCAATGCCTCGAATGACCAACACTTTCATGCTCGCTGGTGATAAAGACCCAGCTGAAATTCTGGCTTCTGTTGAGGACGGGCTTTACGCGGTCAATTTTGGCGGCGGGCAGGTAGACATTACAAACGGAAAATTTGTCTTTAGTTGTACAGAAGCATACCGAGTCAAAGGGGGTAAAATTGCCGAACCTGTAAAAGGCGCAACGCTCATCGGAAGTGGTCCAGAAAGCTTGAAACATATTTCTATGATTGGCAATGACCTCAAATTAGATAACGGTGTTGGCATGTGCGGAAAAGGCGGACAAACAGTCCCCGCTGGTGTGGGACAACCTACAATGAGGATCGAAGGCTTGACCGTCGGCGGCACAGGATAA
- a CDS encoding KpsF/GutQ family sugar-phosphate isomerase gives MDKSLPDNILEIPNGLRSDLNDTLDHVADAFVQQSQALDKLSKIFSRDTYRAALRMIMQTKGHVIIIGMGKSGHVGRKVSATMASTGTPSFFLHPAEASHGDLGMITPKDTLMLISYSGETQEIIQLVPHLKKFGNKVLAITGKPNSSLASISDVVIDIHVDEEACPQNLVPTTSITVTSAIGDALALALMQLRNFGATEFARFHPGGSLGKKLLNTVSDLMAVKSVPIVSPSIVLLELASEMAGGAHGVAVVVNEESKPIGVVTKDQLAVALRVTRRIEEVTAHQVMSSHFETVTSSEIVYKADEDMRHKDVKFLLVVDDDNSYKGLYKPEE, from the coding sequence ATGGATAAAAGTTTACCTGATAATATCCTTGAAATTCCTAATGGATTGCGCAGTGACCTTAATGATACCTTAGATCATGTTGCGGATGCCTTTGTTCAGCAAAGCCAAGCTTTAGATAAGCTTTCCAAAATATTTTCAAGAGATACTTATCGTGCAGCTCTCAGAATGATCATGCAGACCAAGGGGCATGTGATCATTATCGGTATGGGAAAATCAGGGCACGTGGGCAGAAAAGTGTCTGCGACAATGGCGTCTACCGGAACGCCTTCTTTCTTCTTGCATCCTGCTGAGGCTAGTCATGGGGATCTAGGGATGATTACCCCTAAAGACACGTTGATGTTGATCTCTTATTCTGGTGAAACGCAAGAAATTATCCAGCTGGTTCCTCATTTGAAAAAGTTTGGTAATAAAGTACTTGCAATCACAGGAAAACCAAATTCATCGCTAGCCTCCATTTCTGATGTTGTGATTGATATTCATGTGGATGAAGAGGCATGTCCTCAAAATTTAGTGCCAACGACGTCGATTACGGTGACAAGTGCGATCGGGGATGCTCTTGCTCTCGCTTTGATGCAGCTTAGGAATTTTGGCGCTACAGAATTTGCACGCTTTCACCCAGGCGGCTCGCTTGGTAAGAAGCTTCTCAATACAGTCTCAGATTTGATGGCTGTGAAATCAGTACCAATTGTAAGCCCGTCAATCGTTCTGCTTGAACTTGCGTCTGAAATGGCTGGGGGTGCACACGGTGTGGCCGTCGTCGTGAACGAAGAGTCTAAACCTATTGGGGTTGTGACGAAAGATCAGCTTGCTGTTGCTTTGCGTGTTACACGTCGTATTGAAGAAGTGACCGCTCATCAGGTTATGAGTAGTCATTTTGAAACTGTAACTTCAAGTGAGATTGTCTACAAAGCAGACGAAGATATGCGCCACAAAGATGTGAAGTTCTTATTGGTTGTTGATGATGACAACTCTTACAAAGGATTATATAAACCGGAAGAATAG
- a CDS encoding capsular polysaccharide export protein, LipB/KpsS family has protein sequence MTEKKNILLLQGPLGPFFEDLADEINAQGHVAHRIAFNPGDRCYARGDYIVCFRGAAEEWQAYLRQYIEDRAIDGIILYGESRHYHQVARLVGEKKSIPVLCLEEGYVRPGFITAEWGGNNGNSPMLVSGEVACHHDQDPKPISVVPTFARRTFWGIIYYHMFFYFQGLFKGYIHHRPGAGFGEMCKWVWAGVRKLTVKTNDNKIMRQLVSHQGRLFFAPLQVSVDSQIIYHSPFDSVEEYISFLIGKFAASRQDGDLLLLKHHPMDRGFKHYAALIKKLAQEHHVEAFILYGFEVDLEAILSRATACLTINSTVGLVALREKVPTYLFGTAIYQDLAQTNETLSFDEFMAAPVLREPMKEYHSFISRLKRQCLLPGDYYCKRRETARTIISILQERILQP, from the coding sequence ATGACTGAGAAAAAAAACATTCTTCTCCTTCAGGGCCCTCTTGGTCCTTTCTTTGAAGATCTCGCTGATGAGATTAATGCCCAGGGTCATGTGGCACATAGGATTGCTTTTAATCCTGGAGATCGCTGCTATGCTCGCGGTGATTATATCGTCTGTTTTCGCGGCGCAGCTGAAGAATGGCAAGCCTATCTCCGTCAATATATCGAGGATAGGGCAATTGATGGAATTATTCTATACGGAGAAAGCCGGCATTATCATCAAGTAGCGAGACTTGTTGGGGAAAAAAAATCTATACCAGTCCTGTGTTTAGAAGAAGGATATGTGAGACCTGGATTCATCACAGCGGAGTGGGGGGGGAATAACGGCAACTCGCCTATGCTCGTTTCTGGAGAGGTAGCCTGTCATCACGACCAAGACCCTAAGCCAATATCTGTTGTGCCGACTTTTGCTCGGCGCACATTTTGGGGGATTATTTATTATCATATGTTTTTTTATTTTCAGGGGCTGTTTAAGGGCTATATCCATCATAGACCAGGAGCAGGGTTTGGTGAGATGTGTAAGTGGGTCTGGGCTGGGGTTAGGAAACTAACGGTCAAGACAAATGATAATAAAATTATGCGGCAACTTGTGTCTCATCAAGGGCGTCTCTTTTTTGCGCCTCTGCAAGTTTCTGTTGATTCCCAAATTATTTACCATTCTCCTTTTGACTCAGTCGAAGAATATATTTCATTCCTTATCGGTAAATTTGCAGCGTCAAGGCAGGACGGAGATCTTCTTCTTTTGAAGCATCATCCAATGGATCGGGGCTTCAAGCATTATGCTGCACTTATTAAGAAGCTGGCTCAAGAGCATCATGTTGAGGCGTTTATTCTGTATGGCTTTGAAGTCGATCTGGAGGCCATTTTGTCTAGAGCGACGGCATGTCTAACAATCAACAGTACTGTTGGGCTAGTCGCTCTAAGAGAGAAAGTGCCCACGTATCTCTTTGGGACGGCTATATATCAGGACTTGGCTCAGACAAATGAAACACTTTCCTTCGACGAATTTATGGCGGCACCAGTCCTTAGAGAGCCGATGAAAGAATATCACTCTTTCATTTCACGACTAAAAAGGCAGTGTCTGCTGCCTGGAGATTATTATTGTAAACGGCGTGAAACAGCTCGAACTATTATTTCAATTCTTCAAGAACGAATTCTTCAACCATAA